The following proteins come from a genomic window of Vallitaleaceae bacterium 9-2:
- a CDS encoding GHKL domain-containing protein, protein MTYIETLILSFFDMLMLTYIIVILKASLKKIDVIKGCCGVLVGTALIGTVIYFVSNQVVSFTVNIIIAFVLIQIIMRSDLKRITITYVYSLTILCTVQLLTTIAYQLIKGSWDYTFVSSLITQLITAVMTIVILKILPINQFYHSLIKENKWMQIVVTNVFFVYYVLVILWNTDLYGLLDSILGILILVVIILLINTLMITHGISNQILSEKIKMYDMYFPVIEDIIEEVRTKQHDYHNHIQTLYALKSMEHLPNAFEEYLQTIKADDIWMKLIRLDNKVLMAFLYSKFLHAQKDKINVEFKIQNYFFNSELQDYELIEIFGILMDNSIEATLEVEARGCEILIGYEEGLNIIQTRNQATAMLNDRLIKTLKSERKRHIKDKTGYGLQKLTTIVNRYKGQIKIKYNKKDQEIICRVEIPDSSN, encoded by the coding sequence ATGACTTATATTGAGACGTTAATCTTATCTTTTTTTGACATGCTTATGTTGACGTACATCATTGTCATTTTAAAAGCTTCATTGAAGAAAATAGATGTCATTAAAGGTTGTTGTGGAGTACTTGTCGGGACGGCATTAATAGGCACGGTGATTTACTTTGTCAGTAATCAGGTGGTTTCTTTTACGGTTAATATTATAATTGCGTTTGTTTTAATTCAAATTATTATGAGAAGTGATTTAAAGCGTATTACGATTACTTATGTATATAGCCTGACGATTTTATGTACAGTTCAACTTCTGACAACCATTGCATATCAGTTGATAAAAGGAAGTTGGGATTACACATTTGTCAGTAGTTTGATAACACAGCTAATAACGGCAGTTATGACTATAGTTATATTAAAAATCTTGCCGATTAATCAATTTTATCATAGCCTTATTAAAGAAAATAAATGGATGCAGATTGTTGTCACTAACGTTTTTTTCGTATATTATGTGTTAGTTATATTATGGAATACAGATTTATATGGGCTGCTTGATAGTATTTTAGGCATACTTATCCTTGTCGTTATTATATTACTTATCAACACGTTAATGATTACTCATGGGATATCTAATCAGATATTATCAGAAAAGATAAAGATGTATGATATGTATTTTCCTGTAATAGAAGATATCATTGAAGAAGTGCGAACAAAGCAACATGATTATCATAATCATATTCAAACTTTATATGCTTTAAAGTCCATGGAGCACTTACCTAATGCCTTTGAGGAATACTTACAAACAATAAAAGCTGATGATATTTGGATGAAGCTTATTCGATTGGATAATAAAGTATTGATGGCGTTTTTATATAGTAAATTTTTACATGCTCAAAAAGATAAAATTAATGTGGAGTTTAAAATTCAGAATTACTTTTTTAACTCTGAACTTCAAGATTATGAACTTATAGAAATTTTTGGGATTCTTATGGACAATTCAATTGAGGCAACTCTTGAAGTCGAAGCAAGAGGATGTGAAATACTTATAGGATATGAAGAGGGGTTAAATATTATTCAAACACGCAATCAAGCGACAGCTATGCTAAACGATAGATTGATAAAAACGTTGAAAAGCGAAAGGAAGCGTCATATTAAAGATAAAACAGGGTATGGGCTTCAAAAATTAACCACTATTGTCAACCGCTATAAGGGACAGATTAAGATAAAATATAACAAAAAAGACCAAGAAATAATTTGTCGAGTAGAGATACCTGATAGTAGTAATTAA
- a CDS encoding tail fiber protein, protein MNYPFAGQVTLTAATYAPEGWFLCDGSTLQISEYQLLYAVIGNRYGGDGYTTFKLPDLRDRIPNHRGDGFYQGMIGGWTHVQLSPNHLPAHNHPLRTSTSNMAESTPTNNVMSTVQSRYPTMLYTNYDASHITSLDQDSLKNEGGSQPLATMPPYLTFNFIINYDGYYPSRP, encoded by the coding sequence ATGAATTATCCATTTGCAGGACAAGTGACCCTTACTGCAGCAACTTACGCGCCAGAAGGATGGTTCCTCTGTGATGGTTCGACACTTCAGATTTCTGAGTACCAGCTGCTTTATGCTGTTATCGGAAATCGTTACGGTGGCGATGGGTATACCACCTTCAAACTGCCGGATTTAAGAGACCGGATTCCAAACCATCGAGGCGATGGCTTCTATCAAGGAATGATTGGAGGTTGGACGCACGTTCAACTATCCCCCAACCATTTACCCGCTCACAATCATCCCCTTCGAACTTCTACAAGCAATATGGCTGAGTCAACTCCAACGAATAACGTAATGTCAACTGTTCAATCGCGCTATCCGACAATGCTGTACACTAACTATGATGCTTCTCATATAACTTCATTGGATCAAGACAGTCTAAAAAATGAAGGTGGCTCTCAACCACTTGCAACGATGCCGCCTTATCTTACATTTAATTTTATCATAAACTATGATGGCTATTATCCATCTCGTCCTTAA
- a CDS encoding type I restriction enzyme HsdR N-terminal domain-containing protein, translating to MILNIDQRKIVDSDVTGNMLIRGVAGSGKTTVAVHRIPILLDYHTKEKDKVLLITYNRSLIHYVNYLYEKMDRQTTLLDLSDKEERLEIKTIDSIIRSLFNQLKIKHKNNPIPSMHEQFNTINYVLDKLQDKYKEIPWFNTQNSRFILNEIDWIKACDYDSIKAYQEADRTGRAAYMKEIKDTQGVQRIKKNSIQREAIYECYQFYNNIMYKKGFFDFGDMAKMVKDHFEEINTDKYVHILIDEAQDLSKLQLDIIKRLYDEQDYSSATFITDTSQSIYEKSWLSYHAFTTVGFNMAGRSRILSKNYRTTKQVAMAAYSLTEKDDAITSNELYVKPLVVEREGSFPVYRNFENDEEELNYISSVIKKKSSKYDLRDMVIIARNKKQLEIAKDYLIRQGIDSKIYSDKVSFDEEVVKLFTMHSIKGLEFKLVFIIGLNEGIIPYSSPCEADDNNNSEIQDRKLLYVGMTRAEEKLYMTSSGKASKFIKDINPEYLITNDEEPFENITKLPENRYLFTEKIIEIHSKEETVRQGILQNLIDILGYPLSCIDIEVPVQQYSQKGYADIVLYKSQSKEKPLVVIECKAQDVEIEALKDQLFDYMKALPSVRFGMMTNGVKHYFYEKSGMKMLDRAMVPSYDNLVNTIDKVFVYKNMVNNREFKYIVNGYDNKNISIKYMDEEGVLPIGDYRDIGIMGKVSAGLLKTMDQSIDSISRHIPLPSEWFSNSYDYLMLKVDGDSMIQAGIEPRDHVVVRRQADVENYDIAVAVVDDEATMKKIVKMGDSIMLMPENSKYEPIMKKADEIFIAGKIVGVLKSLG from the coding sequence ATGATATTAAACATTGATCAACGTAAAATTGTCGATAGTGATGTAACAGGAAATATGCTTATTCGTGGTGTGGCGGGAAGTGGAAAAACCACCGTTGCAGTTCATAGAATACCGATTCTATTGGATTATCATACAAAAGAAAAGGATAAGGTTCTCTTGATAACATATAACCGTTCCTTAATCCACTATGTCAATTATTTATATGAAAAAATGGATCGACAAACGACGCTGCTTGATTTGTCCGATAAGGAAGAACGATTAGAGATTAAGACCATTGACTCAATCATTCGAAGTCTGTTTAATCAATTAAAGATAAAACATAAAAATAATCCCATTCCCTCAATGCATGAACAATTTAATACAATAAACTATGTTTTGGATAAACTTCAAGATAAGTATAAAGAGATTCCGTGGTTTAACACGCAAAATTCGAGATTCATACTTAATGAAATCGATTGGATTAAAGCCTGTGACTACGATAGTATAAAAGCTTATCAAGAAGCTGATAGAACAGGCCGAGCCGCTTACATGAAAGAAATTAAAGACACACAAGGCGTTCAACGAATTAAGAAAAATAGTATTCAAAGAGAAGCTATTTATGAATGCTATCAGTTTTATAATAACATCATGTATAAAAAGGGCTTTTTTGATTTTGGAGATATGGCAAAAATGGTAAAGGATCATTTTGAAGAAATTAATACGGATAAGTACGTGCACATACTTATAGATGAAGCACAAGACCTGTCAAAATTACAACTTGATATAATCAAGAGATTATATGATGAACAAGACTATAGCTCGGCAACCTTTATCACAGATACTTCTCAGAGTATTTATGAAAAATCGTGGTTGAGTTATCATGCTTTTACTACTGTAGGCTTTAATATGGCAGGTCGCTCGCGCATCCTAAGCAAAAACTATCGAACCACGAAACAAGTGGCAATGGCGGCATATAGTTTGACAGAAAAAGATGATGCAATTACTTCAAATGAGTTATACGTGAAGCCTCTGGTGGTTGAACGCGAAGGAAGTTTTCCGGTCTATCGAAATTTTGAAAATGATGAAGAAGAACTTAACTATATCTCCAGCGTGATTAAGAAGAAAAGCTCTAAGTATGACTTGCGGGATATGGTTATCATAGCACGTAATAAAAAGCAGTTAGAGATTGCTAAAGATTATTTGATTCGTCAAGGTATTGACTCCAAAATCTATTCAGATAAAGTATCCTTTGATGAAGAGGTAGTAAAATTATTTACTATGCATTCAATTAAAGGTTTAGAATTTAAGTTGGTTTTTATTATTGGCTTGAATGAAGGAATTATTCCCTATTCTAGTCCGTGTGAAGCAGATGACAATAATAACAGCGAAATACAAGACAGAAAATTATTGTATGTTGGGATGACCAGAGCTGAAGAAAAACTCTATATGACCTCGAGTGGAAAAGCGTCAAAGTTTATAAAAGATATTAATCCCGAATACCTTATTACCAATGATGAAGAACCCTTTGAAAATATTACAAAATTACCTGAAAATCGATATTTGTTTACAGAAAAGATTATTGAAATACATAGCAAAGAGGAAACTGTAAGACAAGGTATTCTTCAAAATCTCATAGATATACTAGGATATCCATTAAGTTGCATCGATATTGAAGTTCCCGTGCAACAATATTCTCAAAAAGGTTATGCAGATATTGTCCTCTACAAATCTCAATCAAAAGAGAAACCCTTAGTTGTCATTGAATGTAAGGCTCAAGATGTTGAAATCGAAGCATTAAAGGACCAATTATTTGACTATATGAAAGCATTGCCTAGTGTAAGATTTGGCATGATGACAAATGGAGTAAAGCATTATTTTTATGAGAAAAGTGGAATGAAAATGTTGGACCGTGCTATGGTGCCATCTTATGATAACTTAGTCAACACCATAGATAAAGTCTTTGTCTATAAGAATATGGTCAATAATAGAGAGTTTAAATATATCGTTAATGGATATGATAATAAAAACATATCAATAAAGTATATGGATGAAGAGGGTGTGTTGCCTATTGGAGACTATCGGGATATAGGAATAATGGGAAAAGTATCCGCCGGTTTGCTCAAGACGATGGATCAATCTATAGATAGTATATCAAGGCATATCCCATTGCCATCAGAGTGGTTTTCAAATAGTTACGATTATCTCATGCTTAAAGTTGATGGGGATAGTATGATTCAGGCAGGAATAGAGCCTAGGGACCATGTTGTCGTCAGAAGGCAAGCGGATGTTGAAAACTATGATATTGCCGTTGCTGTTGTAGATGATGAAGCAACGATGAAAAAAATAGTTAAGATGGGCGACAGTATAATGTTAATGCCTGAAAACAGCAAATATGAGCCGATAATGAAAAAAGCAGATGAAATCTTCATAGCAGGTAAGATCGTTGGAGTTTTGAAGAGCTTGGGATAG
- a CDS encoding TetR/AcrR family transcriptional regulator, with translation MSKKRDAEASIKKILDAAKIIFAKKGYHRTTLSEIGEKSGLSRTTPSYFFKNKENLYKTLIDSLIEDEKNYVSNLTFEGEVTIEALKDLLSRHIGYTFENPYLSKIIIWESLDDNRQDWIHSYFPDVMHWSHIYLEQAKKQGLLHEEIDTYSLWLNAMAMAWLPIITEHTFMHSIHRDISSPEFLAFHKRQVEILIFESILKKE, from the coding sequence ATGAGTAAAAAAAGAGATGCAGAAGCATCGATTAAAAAAATCTTAGATGCGGCGAAGATTATTTTTGCCAAAAAAGGATATCACCGAACAACGCTATCCGAGATCGGCGAAAAAAGTGGCTTATCGAGAACGACGCCTTCATATTTTTTCAAAAATAAAGAAAATCTATACAAGACGCTGATTGACAGTCTGATTGAAGATGAAAAAAACTATGTGAGCAACTTGACATTTGAAGGTGAAGTGACCATAGAGGCGCTAAAAGACTTATTATCCAGGCATATAGGCTATACTTTTGAGAATCCATATTTAAGTAAAATTATTATATGGGAATCCTTAGATGATAACCGCCAAGATTGGATTCACAGTTATTTTCCTGACGTGATGCATTGGAGTCATATCTATTTGGAACAAGCCAAAAAACAAGGGTTGCTTCATGAGGAAATCGATACATATTCTTTATGGTTAAATGCCATGGCGATGGCGTGGTTACCAATCATTACAGAACATACGTTTATGCACTCTATTCATAGAGACATCAGTTCCCCGGAATTTCTTGCCTTTCATAAGCGACAAGTAGAGATATTGATTTTTGAGTCTATCCTAAAGAAAGAGTAA
- a CDS encoding alcohol dehydrogenase catalytic domain-containing protein — MRALYMPQLNKIELKDVEKPQLKNSTDVIIKVTSTTICGSDIHIVNGVIPTQPGFVLGHEYVGIIEEVGDDVKNFRVGDRVIGPPAPFCGECGPCEKGNVAHCLHGGIHGSGVTRGDIPGTHAEYTRVPHGDSCLLHVPQHLSDEEVIFISDIVATGYTGIHKMNLQEGETLLVFGCGPVGLSAVLTAKFRKPKNIIVVEKSEQRLQKAMELGATHGLLVGRDNVEEEVAKITGGVGVDVVIDAVGLAITLEQGFNALTVEGRLFMVGIPEAPVAIHPLHFFKNITFSMGLGDLTKIEELLGYVANGELDLKPLISHQMSLDDVEAAFDLFANNPNEVLKIIIKP, encoded by the coding sequence ATGAGAGCATTATATATGCCACAATTAAATAAAATTGAGCTTAAAGATGTAGAAAAACCACAGCTAAAAAATTCGACAGATGTGATTATTAAAGTGACTTCAACAACCATCTGCGGGAGTGATATTCATATTGTAAATGGAGTTATTCCTACGCAACCGGGCTTTGTATTGGGACATGAGTATGTAGGGATTATCGAAGAAGTTGGAGACGACGTGAAGAACTTTCGGGTGGGGGACCGAGTGATAGGACCACCAGCTCCATTTTGCGGGGAATGTGGTCCTTGCGAAAAAGGAAATGTAGCCCATTGTCTCCATGGAGGAATTCATGGCAGTGGGGTAACCCGCGGCGATATTCCTGGAACTCATGCTGAGTACACGCGTGTACCTCATGGAGATTCGTGTCTTCTTCATGTTCCGCAGCACTTATCGGATGAGGAAGTTATCTTTATCTCCGATATCGTTGCAACTGGATACACAGGAATTCACAAGATGAATTTACAAGAAGGAGAGACACTGCTTGTGTTTGGGTGTGGACCGGTTGGTTTATCAGCAGTGCTTACCGCTAAGTTTAGAAAACCTAAGAACATTATTGTTGTTGAAAAATCCGAACAACGTCTTCAAAAAGCAATGGAACTAGGAGCGACACATGGATTGCTAGTTGGTCGTGATAATGTTGAAGAAGAAGTGGCAAAGATCACAGGAGGCGTCGGTGTAGATGTCGTGATTGATGCTGTGGGTCTAGCCATCACTTTAGAACAAGGATTTAATGCATTAACGGTTGAAGGGCGCCTGTTTATGGTTGGTATTCCTGAAGCCCCAGTGGCTATTCATCCGTTACATTTTTTCAAGAATATTACCTTTAGTATGGGCTTAGGCGATTTGACAAAAATCGAAGAATTGCTAGGCTATGTGGCAAATGGTGAACTTGATTTAAAACCTTTAATCAGCCATCAGATGTCTCTTGATGATGTAGAAGCAGCCTTTGATTTGTTTGCCAATAATCCTAATGAAGTGTTGAAAATAATCATAAAACCATAA
- a CDS encoding tail fiber protein gives MVDYYLGEITMFAGNYAPQDWMFCDGAILPISQFQALYALLGTTYGGDGINTFQLPDLRDRFPMHQGPIFRQGEKGGTLTTHITVDNMPKHSHTITASTQNATLAEPENNVLSVPQSRYTTNVYGPKDPDTTTNMHEKSIGDTGGSQPLQILPPFLTINFIICVNGIFPPRS, from the coding sequence ATGGTAGATTACTATTTAGGTGAGATTACAATGTTCGCCGGCAACTATGCGCCTCAGGACTGGATGTTCTGTGATGGAGCTATATTACCGATATCACAATTTCAAGCACTTTATGCGCTTCTAGGTACCACCTATGGCGGTGATGGAATCAATACATTCCAATTACCGGATTTACGCGATCGCTTCCCAATGCATCAAGGACCTATTTTTCGTCAAGGAGAAAAAGGCGGAACGCTAACAACGCACATCACAGTTGATAACATGCCTAAACATAGCCATACCATAACTGCATCCACCCAAAATGCAACTTTAGCAGAACCTGAAAACAATGTTTTATCTGTTCCACAATCTAGATATACCACCAATGTTTATGGACCAAAAGATCCCGATACAACTACGAATATGCATGAAAAAAGCATCGGAGATACCGGCGGTTCTCAACCACTTCAAATTTTACCACCCTTTTTAACCATTAACTTTATTATCTGCGTTAATGGTATTTTCCCGCCAAGAAGTTAG
- a CDS encoding LytTR family DNA-binding domain-containing protein, whose protein sequence is MKKILLLEDNISCRKHLLKIAASINPTLDFFETGSANEAYSYSISNDVSVFLLDIQVEDYSGIELAKRLRSIKKYQFTPIIFITAMPTRQLEAFRKIHCYDYIIKPFTEEEAGKVLKKILIDYIDRPNETKNLALKFKNFTQMIPMNDILYVEYVNRRIIIITKEEKIKYMHMSMKKFKQLLDEDFFMQVHQSVIINSNYVEKIEFDAKSIKLYSVEEEIPIGRSYLKEVRGRFDDLY, encoded by the coding sequence ATGAAAAAAATCTTATTATTGGAAGATAACATTTCCTGTAGAAAACATTTGCTTAAGATAGCAGCAAGCATAAACCCTACGTTGGATTTTTTTGAAACCGGTAGTGCAAATGAAGCATATAGCTATTCAATATCAAATGATGTCAGTGTGTTTTTGCTGGATATCCAGGTAGAGGATTATTCAGGAATAGAACTAGCCAAACGCTTAAGAAGTATAAAAAAATATCAGTTTACACCGATTATCTTTATTACGGCTATGCCAACTAGACAGCTGGAGGCATTTCGCAAAATCCATTGCTATGATTACATAATAAAGCCTTTTACAGAGGAAGAAGCCGGTAAAGTCCTTAAAAAAATATTGATTGATTACATAGATCGACCTAATGAAACCAAAAACCTAGCATTAAAGTTCAAGAATTTTACTCAAATGATTCCTATGAATGATATTTTGTATGTAGAGTATGTGAATAGAAGAATCATCATCATAACCAAAGAGGAAAAAATAAAATATATGCATATGTCGATGAAAAAATTCAAGCAATTATTAGATGAAGATTTTTTCATGCAAGTACACCAATCCGTTATTATTAATTCAAATTATGTTGAAAAAATAGAGTTCGACGCAAAAAGTATAAAACTATATAGTGTAGAAGAAGAAATTCCAATAGGACGAAGCTATCTAAAAGAAGTGAGAGGTAGATTTGATGACTTATATTGA